aaaacacagtAAGCATTTTATGCAGttttttgtgattaacttatatctGACAGATTTAAATACTAGCATTTCGGCAAATTGTTTGTAATTGTGTTAGtaccaaaataaatatttaagatataattgatatttataaagtcctatgtgataattaaataacgaGTTAAATAACAATTATCAAAATCGAAAAACAGTGCAGCCTCCTAAATTGCTAAAGAAAGCCGAATTGCAAAAGTGAGGAAGCTCGTTTCACCATTCATATTTAGCCGAGAGTCTACCATAATCCGCAAGAATGTCTGCAACCTGGTTCCCTTCCTTGTATATATGAGAAAAAACGATCGTCATGGAAGCCATATTTTGGAGGCATTGCAGCCAATCTTGCTTTAGCATCCACGACACCGATAAAGTCCAGGATTTCAAAGTTTGCACCACATAGCTTGAGTCGCTCTCCACCCAGAGATTGTTCCAACCTCGCGCAAAAGCCATGTTAATAGCAGTAATTGCAGCAGACAGTTCCGCAATATAGGAATGGTGACAGTCCAGTTGAAAAGCAAAGGCTCCCGCAAAGGCCCCGTGCTTGGTTTTGAAAATTCCCCCGCAACCGACTGTAATTGGAGAACCTGCTACTGACGTGTCAGTGTTAACCTTCCACCACCCCGAATGAGGGTTATGCCAACGAACCGGTATAATTCTATGCGCACGGTGATGGTTCCTCCGGAGACCAAGCTCGTCAAGGATTTTGCATTCCACTGTGGAGTTCCACATCGAGCCATTCGACAACCCTCCCGACTCACGGACCAAGCTCCAAAGCCGACGGAAAACTAACGTGATGTTTGGCTTTTCTCCCTCAAAGATGATTTGGTTTCGTGTGTACCAAAGAACCCAAACACCATTAACGATTGCAGAGTTCCACAGCACAGCTATTTATGGACTGAACCTCTACTGAGCCGCGTCTAGTATCAGGTCCATCACAATACCGTTAGCGTAAACCGTTCGACCAAACATGTTGCACACGCCTCTCCAGAACTGGACCGAGTATATGCAAGTGATGAAAAGGTGCTCAGCGGTTTCAGACTCCTCCGCACAAAAACAGCATCTCGAAACAATTTGACAGCCTCTTCTTATCAGCCTGTCATGAGTTGGTAAGGCTCCCATAATCTCCTTCCAACAGATTAAAGAGTGCGAtggtaaaatataatatttccaAACCATACGGCACCAATCCGGCTTTAACAGATCTGGTCCGAGCCAATCATGAAACAACTTGGTCGAGAATTGACCAGAAGCCACCGGCTTCCAAATGCAGGCATCCCCATCTTCCATGCCTCGTCTAGTTCCTAGAACCCGACTCTCAATCTCAGTCGGCAGCCTCGGTAAATCCTCCCATCTATTGTCGATCAGGTAAGAACTTACAAGCTCCTTCGACTTATGTCGTTGCTTTTGAGGGATGTTCAACTGTTCGTTGATTGATGGAGTAATCCAATCTCCATTCCAGAAATTCAACTTGTGCTCCTACCAATCCACCACAAACATTGCTTTCATAAGATAGCATAGACCAATCTAACGGAGCCCCATATTGATGAATTTGAGATATACTCCTTCCCCAAACCCGCGGAGGAGATGAAACGTGACCGTAACAAATCAAAGCACCTCGAATCCTCTTACAGAATTCCCCAAGCCATTTTCCCTAACAAAGCAAGATTCAGAAGTTTGAGATCTCTTATCCCTAATCCTCCTTCCTTCACCGGACGACAACATGTATTCTAAGCTACCGTAACAAGTTTTTTGGAGTCAATGTTGCCCGTCCAAATGAAGTTCTTAATGCAACGGGTCATTCGAGATAGAAGCGCCTTATTTTTGGGTGTACTTGTTTTGTACACGATATTCGTCCTCAAGTCTCAAAAATTGACCCCAAATCTCTCAAGTGTGTCTTTTTGGGATATTCTCGAAGTCAGAAAGGGTACCGTTGTTACTCTCCATCCTTGGGGCGCTATCTTGTGTCGGCTGATGTCACGTTCTCTGAGAATACGTCTTTCTTCCATCCATCTTCCCCTTCACTCTCTATTCCTGCTGATATATCTGATGATGATTTTTTGGTCCATATTGTAAGTGAATAAGTTGTCCCTCGTCCTCCTATTCGTCACGTTTATTCTAGGCATGTGCAGCCTGCGGTTACGACATCTACTCTAGGACCAGACACCAATGATACCTCATCTGTTTCGGCTCTAGATCCTCCACTTTAATCCGAACCCAGTCTTGATCTCCCTATTGCCCTTCGGAAAGGTACAAGGTCTTGCGCTTACCCTATCTCCTCCTTTGTTTCTTATAATGCCTTATCACCCCCTTCCAAGTGTTTTGTAGCTACCTTAGATTCCATTGCAGTTTCAAAATCCATTTCAGAGGCTATGGATCATCCTGATTGGCTAGAGGCAATGAAAGAAGAACTAAAGGCACTCGAACAAAATCACACTTGGGACCTTGTGGACTTAGTAAAAGATAGGAAGAAAATTGGTGCTCGGTGGATGTGGACTGTTAAGATGAATCCTGATGGTAGTGTTGCTCGAGTGAAGGCCCGCTTGGTTCCTAAAGGCTATGCTCAGACTTATGGTCTTGATTATTTTGAtactttctctcctgttgcCAAAGTCACTTCTGTCCGTCTGTTAATTTCTTTAGCTGCCACTTACAATTGGGAGCTTCATCAACTGGACATTAAAAATGCTTTCTTGCATGGTGACctgaatgaagaggtttatatggagCAACCGTCTGGCTTTGTTGCTCAAGGGAGTCTGGAAAGGTGTGCAGATTAAGAAAGTCTCTACATGGTTTGAAGCAATCTCCTCGTCATTTTTATCCCAAATAGTACATAAAACAAGGAGAAACACGCATAAGCTctcaaaacataaaaaataaacacaaaCCAACTTGAAAATGCTAAAACATTATCATAAAATGCATGATTAACacaaaaaatatactaaaaaccACATAAAAATGCATAAGTGCTTGTTATAAATAAACACTTTTTACAAAAACTTCTTTTTGTTTTAGACAATGaaaagtgtttttttttgttagtccGATCTTGGTAAGTTGaacaacatatttttttattaagtatATTAACCCTAATATCTTTAATTCAGTTgttatttttatctaattcacctatatatatatatatatatatatatatatatatataaacatagtAAGATTAAGCAAAGATTCAACCATTTTTTGTATTATATTCATCATGCAAATACAACATTTGAAGCACTCAATTCATGGTTTCTAAGTTATATTCTAAAACCTCTCTTCCAAATGCATTTTCAATTCTACAATCCAACAAACTCCATCTCTATAGCTGATAAAATTAATTCTCTGACTATTCAGAATCTGTAAATTCTTGATCATCGTCCTCATGGTCGGTTGTAAATTCTTCATCATCGTCCTCACCGTCGGTTGTAAATTCTTCATCATTGTCCTCGTCGTCGGTTGTAAATTCATCATCATCGTCCTCGTCACTGTAAGCATCAACTAAAGGGTCATAGAAAAACTCATGATTCACACACTTATCGAAAACATCAGCTTTGAGTATCACATTCCAACACCCTTCAATGTTGAGCTGAGAAAGGCCTGTGCAGTTAGTAAGTATGGCTTGAAGACCCAATTTTGTAAAAGACCCACAACACATCTCAAGTTTCTTTAGACCTGACATTGTATTTGCTATCGCCATAGCCTCACTATTATCAACTTTCTTAAAAATGGCATATCTCCAATTTCTTCTCAAATCAATTAGGGCTTTACAATTGTTCCCAAATTCTGCAATCCCTTTGCTAGTGATATTCAAACAAAAACTGATGTCTAAAACACTTAAATTCACTAGTGAATTAGTATGTCTTTCCACCATTTTGTCTGTCACTTCACTCATTGGAATTTTTAGCACCTTCAAGTTTGTGCCCCTACAAATACGAAAAACAGATAGATTCATGTAAGTAAATCAAATGTTTATGTTAAGAGAAAGAAATGAATATACAAAGTCAAAATCTATTTTTTCCTTATTAGAGACAAATGTTAATTTTCAGCACTTCATTCATTAGAATTTTCATCATCTTTAGATTTCCCCCCTACATATATAGAAAACATAAAACATATAGATAGATTCAtgtatgtaaataaaattttgatgttcaagagaaagaaaagaatcTAATTTTTCCTTATTAGACAAATGTTAATTTTCAACACTTCACTCATTGGAATTTTCAGTACCTTTATGTTTTCCCCCTACAGATACAGAAAACATAAAACATATAAATAGATTCATGTATGTAAATCAAATGTTGATGttcaagagaaagaaaagaatcTATAAAGTAAAAATCTAATTTTTCCTTATTAGGGAATAACTTTAATTCAAAGATGAAACATAAGGAAAGTCTAAAATTTCCCAAAATTAGTTTAAATCTATTCTTTTTCAACATTAAAGCAAATGAACAATTCATTGGCAATCTTTGAAATTCAAATGGATTTTTCTTGACAATCATAATATCAATAAAGATATCTCAAATCAAAGAAACCATTTTTAAACATTCAAACAGCacagaaaataggaaaatatttttaatcaattaCCAGTTAGCAGCGTAAAGGAAGCCACGATTTCCAAGCTTGGTAGCAGAGAGCAACCCAAATGAACCTCTATTGCACTTCATAAGCTTAATGGCCACCCTATCAACATCTTCTATAGAACGGTCCTGTTTCTGGCACCAGTCCTGGATGTTGATTTCAGACCAACAATAAGGTCCTGAAACACATGCTAACCAATTTTTGCAGACTAATGAAACCAGTCCTACCCTTTCTTCAATCGAGATTCGGACGAGTATGAAAGCTAGTATATCTGGATTCAGATCCTCCCACCGGGTTGACGAAGATGATGACCTTTTGgacattttaacattattttctttctgcacaCCCAAATTTGCCATTACAACTGAAATTCAGAAACAACTTTTGTCTTGAGGAGCCTCTTTCTATTCCTCCCCTCCTTTTTATACACGTACTACAACCCTGTCAAGGGTATTTTGGATATTTTTGTGATTATTAAggggtaaattttatattaattcttaaaacttttttttgttGGCTTAGATCCCTATTATAAgtttaaaatcaattagataCTCAACATATTGCTTTAAAAGTTAAATAGTTCTCTAACcctgtattttatattttaattttagttgGTAGTTcagttattttatattttcgataagatttttattattattttatgatattttcagTCATCAGTTCAACTCTAGTAATCACATAAACCTAGTCGATGATATATacacatttttttaaaattactaGGTATAACAATGATTTTGGTTCGATTTATCGGaatatgtttttattaaaacttaaTTGGTAATCCAAatctaaaatatcataaaatattGATCGACTTGaactgaaaatataaaatagccaactaaaatttatttcaattataagaGGGATTTAaataacataacatatgttAGGAACCTAGTCGATgattttaaataattagaaaCCTAATTGAGTTTTAATATATAGATTGATGACCTAATTTGCggttttaaaaggaaaaatctaATATGACTTTTAAGTTATAGTTTAGgggttgaatttaaaaatagaaaGGTTTAATTGACTAAAAAAATATCCGACCATTGAAGTTTATCTGTTGTAGTGACGGCAAATACacgttttagggtttttttgggtgttttagttttaattttttcggTATATTAAGTTCTCTAATATTAAAATTGACGAGCTTATATATTAAAttcaaccattaattaattaattaggtcaatAACTAAGGTTAATGGTTGAAATTCATCAATTTGgtcaaaaaagtgaaaaataattcgtagaaaaaaaaacaataaaaagccCCTGAAAATAACTAAATCAGATTTTTATGGTCCTAAACGGGCAAATTTGGCCAAAAGAGGGTTGGGGCCACAACCTTGCTGTGTGTTTTGACTGTTGGTCCGTTTCTCATGGGATTAGTGGAACGAAACCCTAAAAGAAATGCTAATTTTGAAATTGACACTTTTTTCGACCTAATTATTTTGATCTCGAATTACCCCTAATTAAAGTGTCCAACCAAATTTGATTTTAGATTGAATTGATGCTACTATATATCTATGGGATTAATCAATAAAGAATAAATTGATCCGAACCCGcctattaattatttttcttcacTTGATTTGAAATACATCATTTGGCGAACATGAATTAGATGCTGCAGATCCATCCAATGTATCAACACCAACGAACAAAGCTCAGGCagttgaaacacaattttttCATAATCAACACGGAATGCCTTCTAGCATAAATGATAAAGATGTTATTCCCCAAAATCTGGTAGAGACGTTGCAAGAGTCTGAATCAAAGGGTGCCCCTTTTGAGAAACCGCTAGCTGAAATCATCAAAAGAAACTTCCCTTCACTGTTGTACACACATGGTTTGATCAATTTCTGGTCAGGTCTTTGAATGTCCGAAATCATCAACTTTGGACATTAGATTGTCATCTAGAAAAATATTTGCTAGTTTCATGTTATGATGAATGACTGCTTTAGCATACCCTATGAAGGTAATGAAATATTATAGCACGCAACCAACCACAATTATATGCTTCTAGTTGGTCAACTCTGTACCTCATAATATAGATTAATCCATATTTCCAAGAAATGAACCCTCTTGTTTCTTTTCCTCATCacttcaaatcagaatgtgtaAATTCGGTCCACCATCAGATAATGAGTTAGCGGATATGCCTTGGATACTTTAATACTTGAAAAGAAATATGTGGAGATAAATGAACGATAATGAGCTAGCCCATATGTCTTTTATTGCCACCAGAAAGCAGTATAGGCTCAAATGAATGACAATGTCCAAACTGACTCATTGACACGTGCAAAAACAAAAGCAAGAAAGGTTCATATGGCACATATAGAAGCGTTTTCACAACAATGTTGAGGAGACCAGCTTGGTATCACTATGCTTTCACTAGCTTCATATGGGTACGCTAAAGCAATCATTCATCAGAGACGTGAAATCAGCCAATATTTTTATGAGAATCTAAtgtccaagttgatgatttggGACGTTCAAAGACCGGACAAGAAATTGATCAAACCTTGTGAGTACAACCGTAAAGTGAAGTTTCTCTTGATGATTTCAGTTAGGCATTTCCCGCTGGTTATGAATAAAATGTGGTTCAATTGCCTCATCTTTGTTCGTTGGTGTTGATACATTCAATGGATCTGCAACATCTAAAGCCTGTTTGCGTTTTGAGGACATTACTTGTAGGCGTTTGGGTGTGTTAGAGGATGTTTTGCTCAATCTATGTTTAAATGTGCAAATTCTTATTAAAGTTTGCTATTTTTGTTTCATaaacatttttaatattttcttttaacaaATAAGCAAAATAACTGGGGTCACTATTCAACAAACCAGTTCAGCTCGGACTGGACTCATGTCGATTCTTGGTTCGACTGGCTAAATCAACCCGTCCGAGTTTTATAACATTGGGAACAATCAAAGCTCTGTACACAACATCCATGAAATTTTCTAGCATTTCCGATGAACAATGGGTACCCAAACTCCTGACCCCTTTGGATCCATCCTTGCTCCAGATGTACAGTAAAAGTTCTCCAAATAATGTATTTCAAATTAagtgaaaaaggaaaaaatagtGCAGGTCAGTTACCCAAGTAAGTTTTTCCATTGCTCCCACTTATCTACTAGTGAAAAAGGCAAACTGCATCATATATCACATACAATATAAGCTCTTTTAGAAGAATATGAAGTTAATTGATTGTGGGCAGTTAAAGCAAAAATACAATATAAGCTCTTTTAGAAGAATATGAAGTTAATTGTTTGTGGGCAGTTAAGGCAAAAAGATGGAAAGAAGATGCATACATGGTAGTAGTGCGGATTTGGGGTCTCTACTTCAACTGGAATATCATCAAGTTTGATAGGCTTTATTAATGTCATCGGAGTCATCACATGTTCATTTAAATGTGCTATATGTACaacttttttttgtcatttacaACAGATAATAAACATTGTCTTAGTTCTTTAACAGCCGAATTATTTCTGTTCATGTATGAATTTCacaacataaaaaataatacagTGTCTGATAACATATACAACTCCATTACGTCTATTTATATCATATTTGAGATATTGAAGAATTTTTTAGTTTCATCTTTTTGAAgaacttcttctctttcttttaatctttcttttttttttgtctaacacACAACACCCTACAAAACAACAACATATTCAAAAACTAACCACGTGAGATTGTTATTATAGTTCAAAAACCCTTTCCCTCTCTCTCAGTTTCAATCCAAGTAAGTTTCTTTTTCTCTATCCATCACTTTCTATTCTCCTTCCTGTTTTTATTAGAAATGATCAGATAAAAACAAGAAGAGGAATAGAAAGTGATGGTTATAGAGAAAAAGAAACTTACTTCGGTTGAATCTGAAAGAGAGGAAGAGGGGTTTTGAACTATAATAAATTTCATGGGGTTAGTTTTTGAATTCATTCTAGTTTTGTTGAATGTTTTGTTAGACaagaaagaaggaaaaaggTTAAAGAAAGAGAGGAAGTTCTCGAGGAATATCAAATCAAGTCTTTTGGTcctcttagagcatctccaaccctCACCAAATGAGGGTTGGAGATGCCATTTTGGTGGTGGTTGGTCTCCAACCACCACCAAAATTCTATGCCAAAATGGCATAGAATACCAAAAATGGTTGATTTTGGTTTCCACCAAAATTtattttggt
The window above is part of the Euphorbia lathyris chromosome 3, ddEupLath1.1, whole genome shotgun sequence genome. Proteins encoded here:
- the LOC136222856 gene encoding F-box protein FBW2-like, which codes for MANLGVQKENNVKMSKRSSSSSTRWEDLNPDILAFILVRISIEERVGLVSLVCKNWLACVSGPYCWSEINIQDWCQKQDRSIEDVDRVAIKLMKCNRGSFGLLSATKLGNRGFLYAANWGTNLKVLKIPMSEVTDKMVERHTNSLVNLSVLDISFCLNITSKGIAEFGNNCKALIDLRRNWRYAIFKKVDNSEAMAIANTMSGLKKLEMCCGSFTKLGLQAILTNCTGLSQLNIEGCWNVILKADVFDKCVNHEFFYDPLVDAYSDEDDDDEFTTDDEDNDEEFTTDGEDDDEEFTTDHEDDDQEFTDSE